A stretch of Malus sylvestris chromosome 11, drMalSylv7.2, whole genome shotgun sequence DNA encodes these proteins:
- the LOC126591433 gene encoding kinesin-like protein KIN-12E, whose product MPFLSDTASAIKTRFGFHDHSSDPVRSTPNLHKSASKESFSALRSIGDWDDDDDDGKASTATTSSNQSFEFHEDPSFWKDHNVQVIIRVRPLSSAEISVQGYGKCVRQESCQTITWTGHPESRFTFDIVADENVSQEQLFKVAGLPMVDNCMIGYNSCMFAYGQTGSGKTHTMLGDIEGGTRRHSANCGMTPRVFEYLFSRIQKEKEAGRDEKLKFICKCSFLEIYNEQILDLLDPSSNNLQIREDIKKGVYVENLKEVEVTSARDVIQQLIQGAANRKVAATNMNHASSRSHCVFTCIIESKRECQGVAHHRFARLNLVDLAGSERQKSSGAEGERLKEATNINKSLSTLGLVIMNLVNMSNGKSLHVPYRDSKLTFLLQDSLGGNSKTTIIANISPSSCCSLETLSTLKFAQRAKFIKNNAIVNEDASGDVIAMRVQIQQLKKEVSHLRGLVNGGTGNQDNDMLAVSFPGSPGSFKWEGPNGSFSPFTSRKRTSQKKDYEVALVGAFRREKDKDIALQTLAAESQAALQLAKQREDEIQGLKMRLRFREAGIKRLEAVACGKISAETHLLKEKEEYLKEIEVLRAQVDRNQEVTRFAMENLRLKEEIRRLKSFYEEGERDIMNEQIMVLQNKLLEALDWKLMHESEPSTVQDRNQDVVMEGQNDDNMLISNQEQASPWQSSIKEENEFLRMQAIHNQSEMDTLQKKLDLCLEEKETLERNINDLMTKLEEERSSRAMKEKTHQVELPSSSADVPIMNFSDQLELKTMVDAIGAASQREAEAHETAIILSKENDELRMKLKVLIEDNNKLIELYEGATSETSYRNINKSECAHDGTKRHSNGGGFVELAKEKEAEMNKVVENLEHQLADLHEENEKLMGLYERAMQERDELKRVLASGGQEKVTAKDVLASDGGASPMSLEGKNFIGDNGLSGSDGGPVPVEESGLCGANVQTGFSHISDEVKADIEESGGSKSVLDMAGLCTVNTKGDSGNESDVGIASDMELDTSDLTTVKLSEDLNLARMNLERADEQLLDSAKTVAVFGCMEKLILEVGKLSREIEATEDEIQVKQQLFESYELLSEKLKENSTLIDKKLSALKYSLSCFSSSVVYFEQREARARARVAASTSYLDQKNGELVFLQTQKDEIAAEQTKMQQSEVELKKSLACLKSKLDDENKKQENEQVLFAIDNVEKTDPSQKNWHLGGKATELLKSAEEKTKLQTEMKLCRENIGVTRRELEDLNRKFGKVDSELVAVQVEMQKAVKSVGEMELALENAMKEKEMLLEVSDNGNTEIESLVIEYQQHLFESELKEAESKILEEDLQTELRKLEKLCKKRVLTAEKTMLLLDTRFHPCLLSEKMEEELQSVRKYVVEAKSLLLGEANSTVS is encoded by the exons ATGCCGTTCTTATCGGACACCGCCAGCGCCATCAAGACCCGCTTCGGGTTCCACGACCACTCTTCAGACCCGGTCCGGAGCACTCCCAATCTCCACAAATCCGCGTCCAAAGAGAGTTTCTCGGCGCTACGGAGCATCGGAGACTGGGACGACGATGATGACGACGGAAAAGCCAGTACCGCTACGACTTCCTCAAACCAAAGCTTCGAGTTTCATGAAGACCCTTCCTTTTGGAAGGACCACAACGTGCAG GTTATTATTCGGGTTCGTCCGCTTAGCAGCGCTGAAATATCAGTGCAAGGCTATGGCAAATGCGTTCGACAAGAGAGCTGTCAGACAATTACTTGGACTGGCCATCCAGAGTCACGGTTTACTTTTGACATTGTTGCAGATGAGAATGTTAGCCAG GAGCAATTGTTCAAAGTGGCCGGATTGCCGATGGTGGACAACTGCATGATAGGCTATAATAGCTGCATGTTTGCTTATGGCCAA ACTGGAAGTGGGAAGACCCACACAATGCTTGGAGATATTGAGGGAGGCACTCGAAGGCACAGTGCCAATTGCGGGATGACACCTAGAGTGTTTGAATACTTGTTCTCGAGAATTCAAAAG GAAAAAGAGGCTGGCCGAGATGAGAAATTAAAGTTTATATGTAAATGTTCTTTTTTGGAGATATACAACGAACAAATTTTGGACCTTTTGGACCCTTCATCTAACAACTTGCAG ATCAGAGAAGACATAAAGAAAGGAGTTTATGTGGAAAATCTCAAAGAGGTTGAAGTGACAAGTGCTCGAGATGTTATCCAACAACTTATTCAA GGTGCAGCTAACAGAAAGGTAGCTGCTACTAATATGAATCATGCTAGCAGTCGGTCTCATTGTGTATTTACATGCATCATTGAGAGTAAA AGGGAATGCCAAGGAGTAGCTCACCATCGTTTTGCTCGGCTTAATCTTGTTGACTTAGCAGGATCTGAAAG GCAAAAGAGCTCTGGAGCTGAAGGTGAGCGTCTAAAGGAAGCAACAAATATTAACAAGTCTCTTTCAACGTTGGG aCTTGTGATTATGAATCTGGTGAACATGTCAAATGGGAAGTCACTCCATGTTCCATACAGGGATTCAAAGCTTACATTTTTGCTTCAG GATTCTTTAGGAGGGAATTCAAAGACAACTATAATAGCAAATATTAGCCCTTCTAGCTG CTGTTCGTTGGAGACACTGAGCACTTTGAAGTTTGCACAGCGCGCTAAATTCATTAAGAACAAT GCAATTGTGAATGAGGACGCATCTGGAGATGTCATTGCCATGAGGGTGCAAATTCAACAACTCAAG AAAGAAGTATCCCACTTGCGAGGACTGGTCAATGGAGGAACTGGAAATCAGGACAATGATATGTTAGCTGTGAGCTTTCCAGGATCTCCAGGATCTTTTAAGTGGGAAGGACCTAATGGATCATTTAGTCCATTCACTTCTAGAAAGAGGACATCTCAG aaaaaagaCTATGAAGTTGCCCTTGTTGGGGCTTTCAGGAGGGAAAAGGACAAAGACATTGCATTGCAGACGTTGGCTGCGGAAAGCCAGGCAGCTTTGCAGCTG GCCAAACAAAGAGAGGATGAAATACAAGGACTGAAGATGAGGCTACGGTTTCGAGAAGCTGGAATAAAAAGGTTGGAAGCGGTTGCCTGTGGAAAGATCTCAGCTGAGACACACTTGCTAAAAGAAAAGGAGGAGTATTTGAAAGAAATTGAGGTCCTACGAGCCCAAGTTGATCGTAACCAAGAAGTGACCAGGTTCGCAATGGAAAATTTGCGGCTGAAGGAGGAAATCAGAAG GTTGAAGTCATTTTATGAGGAAGGTGAACGAGATATAATGAATGAACAGATCATGGTGTTACAAAACAAG TTATTAGAAGCTCTCGACTGGAAACTCATGCATGAGTCAGAGCCCTCGACAGTTCAG GATAGAAATCAAGATGTGGTGATGGAAGGTCAAAATGATGATAATATGCTGATTTCCAATCAG GAACAAGCATCACCTTGGCAGTCTTCAATTAAGGAGGAGAATGAATTTCTCCGTATGCAG GCCATTCACAACCAGTCAGAAATGGACACACTCCAAAAGAAACTAGACCTCTGCCTTGAAGAGAAGGAGACTTTGGAAAG GAATATCAATGATTTGATGACAAAACTTGAAGAAGAGAGATCGTCAAGAGCAATGAAAGAAAAGACACATCAAGTTGAGCTTCCTTCATCCTCAGCTGATGTGCCGATTATGAACTTCAGTGATCAATTGGAACTGAAGACAATGGTCGATGCCATTGGTGCTGCAAGTCAAAGAGAAGCTGAAGCTCATGAGACTGCAATAATCCTGTccaaagaaaatgatgaactgCGTATGAAGCTTAAGGTTTTGATTGAAGATAACAATAAACTCATTGAATTATATGAAGGGGCAACTTCAGAGACTAGTTACAGAAATATTAACAAATCTGAGTGCGCTCATGATGGCACCAAACGCCACAGTAATGGTGGTGGTTTTGTAGAACTTGCCAAAGAAAAGGAGGCTGAGATGAATAAAGTGGTTGAGAATTTAGAGCATCAACTTGCGGATTTGCATGAAGAAAACGAGAAACTAATGGGTTTGTATGAAAGAGCCATGCAAGAGAGGGATGAACTCAAAAGGGTGCTTGCATCTGGTGGACAGGAAAAAGTTACAGCTAAGGATGTGCTTGCTTCTGATGGAGGTGCATCTCCTATGTCTCTGGAGGGAAAGAATTTTATTGGCGATAATGGTCTTTCTGGTTCTGATGGAGGACCAGTCCCAGTGGAGGAATCTGGTTTATGTGGAGCGAATGTGCAAACTGGGTTCAGCCATATATCTGATGAAGTGAAAGCAGATATTGAAGAAAGTGGTGGCTCAAAATCTGTGCTTGATATGGCCGGTCTATGTACCGTTAACACTAAAGGGGATTCAGGAAATGAGTCTGATGTTGGAATTGCGTCTGACATGGAACTGGACACGTCAGATCTCACCACAGTAAAGCTTTCAGAAGATCTCAATTTGGCCAGAATGAATCTGGAAAGAGCAGATGAGCAACTTCTAGATTCTGCAAAAACAGTTGCCGTATTTGGTTGCATGGAGAAATTAATTTTAGAGGTTGGCAAACTCTCAAGAGAAATTGAAGCAACGGAAGATGAAATTCAAGTCAAGCAGCAGCTTTTTGAATCCTATGAACTCCTCTCTGAAAAACTGAAAGAAAACAGCACTCTAATTGACAAAAAGTTGTCAGCTCTCAAGTACTCCCTATCTTGCTTTTCTTCCTCAGTTGTTTACTTTGAGCAGCGAGAAGCTCGGGCAAGAGCAAGGGTAGCAGCTTCGACATCTTATCTGGACCAAAAGAATGGGGAATTGGTCTTCCTACAAACACAAAAGGATGAAATAGCTGCTGAGCAGACGAAAATGCAACAATCTGAGGTCGAACTAAAGAAAAGTCTTgcatgcctcaagtcaaagctggatgatgaaaataaaaaacaagagaATGAACAGGTTCTCTTTGCGATAGATAATGTTGAGAAGACAGACCCCTCACAGAAAAATTGGCATTTGGGAGGTAAAGCTACCGAGTTACTGAAGTCCGCGGAAGAGAAAACTAAACTACAGACAGAGATGAAACTATGTCGAGAAAATATTGGAGTCACGAGAAGGGAACTTGAGGATCTGAACAGGAAGTTTGGGAAGGTAGACAGTGAGCTGGTGGCTGTACAAGTGGAGATGCAGAAAGCTGTGAAGTCAGTGGGAGAGATGGAACTTGCACTCGAGAATGcaatgaaggagaaagaaatgCTGTTGGAAGTAAGTGATAACGGAAATACTGAAATTGAAAGCCTGGTTATTGAGTACCAGCAGCATTTGTTTGAATCGGAATTGAAGGAGGCAGAGTCAAAGATTTTAGAGGAAGACTTGCAGACTGAATTACGAAAGTTGGAAAAGCTGTGCAAAAAAAGGGTTTTAACGGCTGAGAAGACAATGCTGTTGTTGGACACGAGGTTTCATCCATGCTTGTTATCAGAAAAGATGGAGGAAGAGCTTCAGAGTGTTAGGAAATATGTTGTAGAGGCAAAGTCATTGCTGCTAGGTGAGGCCAATTCAACTGTCAGTTGA